TCACGTGCTTGAAGTGATCGAGGTCCATGAACACCACCGCGAACGGCCGGCCGGTCCGGCGGTAGTGCGCCAGGGCCTGCCGGATGCGGTCGTGCAGCAGCACGCGGTTGGGCAGGTCGGTCAGCGCGTCGTGCTGCGCGAGGTGACTCATGCGGATGGCCATGGCGCGGGCCTCGCTGACGTCATGGAAGACCATCACGCCCCCCAGCATGGTGCCGTCGGGACGCAGGATCGGCGCGGCCGAATCGGCAATGGCGTGCTCGGTCCCGGCGCGGTCCCGCAGGGTCGCGTCAAACGCCATGCCCATCACGCGCCGGTCCTTCAGGGCCAGCAGCAGCGGGTTGCGCATGCTCTGCCCGCTCACCGTGTCGCTCAGGTTCATGACCTGTTCGATGGACTGCCCGTACGCAGTGTCCCCGGCCCAGCCGGTCATGGTCTGCGCGACCGGATTGATGAACGTGACCCGTCCGTCCGGGTCGGTGGTGATCACGCCGTCCCCGATGGAGTTCAGGGTGGTGCGCGCCCACTCGCGTTCCTCCGTGAGCCGCTGCTCGGCGCGGTAGCGGGCCGTGATGTCCACCGCCATCACAAAAAATCCCTGAGCGGCGCCGCCCTGCATGTCCGGCAGGTACGAGAACAGCGCGTGACGCTCGCGGCCCTGCGGGTCGGTCAGGGTCCGCTCGAAGTGCTGCGTCTGGCCGTTCAGGGCGGCGCGCATGTGCACCTCGTTCTGCTGGTACATCTCCTCGCCGATCACCTCGCGGATGTGCAGGCCGTGCATCTGCTCCGGGCTGTGGCCGTACCAGTCCTGGTAAGCGGCGTTCCCGAACTGGTGCAGCAGGTCGCGGTCCTTGTACCCAATCAGGCCGGGCACGGCGTTCATGATGGTCTGCAGGTGATCGCGGGTGCGGCGCAGGTCCTGCTGCGCGGTGACGTGCTCGGTCACGTCGCGGAGCGTGCCGGTCACGCGTTCGGGCGTGCCGTCCTCGTTCCAGGCGGACACCTGCCCGCGCAGCAGCACCCACACCCAGTGCCCGTCGCGGTGCCGCATGCGGTGCTCGTACTCGTACGCGTCGGTTTCCAGCGCCACGTGCTGCCGGTAGCGGGGCAGCAGGCCCGGCCGGTCCTCCGGGTGAATCAGGTCCAGCCAGCCGTCCACGGTCGCGTCGAACTCATGGGCGCGGTACCCCAGCAGCGCCTTCCAGCGGGAGGACACGAAGATGGTGTTCTGCTGCGGGAACCAGTCCCACAGGCCGTCACGGCTGCCGTTCACGGCATAACGCCAGCGGTCCGCCTCGGCTTTCAGGACGCGCAGCTGATCCTGCAACTCCTGAATCTGACGCTGCTCACGGGACTCCCGGACGTTCAGCAGGGCGGACGCGCCGCCCGCCGGGTACTCGCGGACGTGCGAGAGCGAGACCGTGATCCAGGTGGTCGGAGCGTCCGGGTGGGTGCGCGCCGTGAAACTCAGGTGCGGTCGGCTGCCGTTCAGGACCTGCGCCGCCGCCCGCTGATGCGCGTGAAGGTCGTCCGGGTGCATCAGGTCCGTCAGGCGCAGAGGAGCCGTCGGATCGACGTGCG
The DNA window shown above is from Deinococcus aquaticus and carries:
- a CDS encoding EAL and GGDEF domain-containing protein, with product MLHSGLTFVGAAAQSSDGLGLLNVDGQVRDANSALRRYAPHVDPTAPLRLTDLMHPDDLHAHQRAAAQVLNGSRPHLSFTARTHPDAPTTWITVSLSHVREYPAGGASALLNVRESREQRQIQELQDQLRVLKAEADRWRYAVNGSRDGLWDWFPQQNTIFVSSRWKALLGYRAHEFDATVDGWLDLIHPEDRPGLLPRYRQHVALETDAYEYEHRMRHRDGHWVWVLLRGQVSAWNEDGTPERVTGTLRDVTEHVTAQQDLRRTRDHLQTIMNAVPGLIGYKDRDLLHQFGNAAYQDWYGHSPEQMHGLHIREVIGEEMYQQNEVHMRAALNGQTQHFERTLTDPQGRERHALFSYLPDMQGGAAQGFFVMAVDITARYRAEQRLTEEREWARTTLNSIGDGVITTDPDGRVTFINPVAQTMTGWAGDTAYGQSIEQVMNLSDTVSGQSMRNPLLLALKDRRVMGMAFDATLRDRAGTEHAIADSAAPILRPDGTMLGGVMVFHDVSEARAMAIRMSHLAQHDALTDLPNRVLLHDRIRQALAHYRRTGRPFAVVFMDLDHFKHVNDSLGHHVGDELLRAVAQRLCEQVRETDTVSRQGGDEFVLLLTELRTAMDVQAFTDRLESSLARPYELAGQTLTVSFSMGIAMCPHDGDDVDTLLRHADAAMYQAKGAGRSRTHFFSQELLASIEARYRLVGQLRAALQEGAFTLHYQPKVNAATHELTGVEALLRWTLPDGRSVSPAEFIPVAEESGLIIPLGQWVLSEACAQARAWQLSLNRPVPVAVNISGLQFTQPEFVQQVRGALEAAQLSPHLLELEITESMLVPQPQQASERLRQLRELGVRLSIDDFGTGFSSLSYLKLFPVDMLKIDRAFVRDVTTDRSDVAIVEAVIGIGQALNIQVLAEGIETQQQVQTLLDLGCPDMQGYHFARPMPADQIQAWITRWSGPDAGQG